The proteins below come from a single Pandoraea apista genomic window:
- a CDS encoding porin yields MMKTWHKVAGAAALSAATLATTAHAQSSVSFYGLADAYVGSVKNPGGNAAVVQQGGGMTTSYWGLAGTEDLGGGNSALFVLESYFQPNNGTYGRFAGDSFFSRNAYVGLSNALGTLRLGRITTPLYLATIQFNPFNNSYTFSPMIFHTYKGLGTQGVVGDSAWNNAVAYTSPTYAGMAGTLLYATGNSPTDHSAKKWAAAITYANGPFAAAVNYQYVNFSATPGDFGSQLPGVTGLTNQNTAQLGLSYDFAVVKVFAQYMLIASQAASGNFHANTGQLGASVPLGRGSVLASVAYTGSNGSGDNQRRTTWALGYDYPLSKRTDIYAAYKYDHMSDMSTGQTYGAGLRMKF; encoded by the coding sequence ATGATGAAAACCTGGCACAAGGTGGCTGGCGCCGCCGCACTGAGCGCCGCGACGCTCGCAACCACCGCTCACGCGCAATCGAGCGTGAGCTTCTATGGCCTGGCAGATGCCTATGTCGGCTCGGTGAAGAACCCCGGCGGCAACGCCGCTGTGGTGCAGCAAGGTGGCGGCATGACCACGTCGTATTGGGGGCTGGCCGGCACCGAAGACCTTGGCGGCGGCAACAGCGCGCTGTTCGTGCTGGAGAGCTACTTCCAGCCGAATAACGGAACGTACGGCCGCTTCGCCGGCGATAGCTTCTTCTCGCGCAATGCTTACGTGGGTCTGTCAAACGCGCTTGGCACCTTGCGCCTCGGCCGCATCACCACCCCGCTTTATCTCGCCACGATCCAGTTCAACCCGTTTAACAACTCGTACACCTTCTCGCCAATGATCTTCCACACCTACAAGGGTCTGGGGACGCAGGGCGTGGTGGGCGATTCGGCATGGAACAACGCCGTGGCATATACGTCGCCAACGTATGCCGGCATGGCGGGCACACTGCTCTATGCGACCGGCAACAGCCCGACCGACCATAGCGCTAAGAAGTGGGCTGCTGCGATCACCTATGCCAACGGCCCGTTCGCTGCGGCCGTGAACTATCAATACGTGAATTTCAGTGCGACACCGGGCGACTTCGGCTCGCAGTTGCCGGGCGTTACCGGGCTGACCAACCAGAACACGGCACAACTCGGCCTCTCGTACGACTTCGCCGTGGTGAAGGTCTTCGCCCAATACATGCTCATCGCGAGTCAGGCCGCGAGCGGCAACTTCCACGCCAATACCGGGCAGTTGGGCGCCTCGGTTCCGCTCGGCCGCGGCAGCGTGCTCGCTTCGGTCGCCTACACCGGCTCGAACGGTTCGGGCGACAACCAGCGCCGTACCACGTGGGCCCTTGGCTACGACTACCCGCTGTCCAAACGCACGGACATTTACGCCGCGTACAAGTATGACCACATGAGTGACATGTCGACCGGACAGACCTACGGCGCCGGCCTGCGCATGAAGTTCTGA
- a CDS encoding helix-turn-helix domain-containing protein yields the protein MNRAATTSRAPRGARFNFRAIGERLRAYRLAAELRSEDVAEQLDISRAAIYKLERGEIVKIDTLERLAALLGVSLANLLGVEVEYHDSAVSYFERMRQLESRSERIVAHFDPISFLLTSEDYDVWLRHMLDESIPPSLADRHWTNTIDRVLGILQERKSSFSRQRLAVTSLIGLRQIEQFLHHGLVGRLGLPPGVQLERKMAARREVARIVEFLEADTTGVQIGIVSDNMPNETFQIFEAQGEAYVAVSPFRLGELPNLRTGIATITTSPDGVGMYRAMIDRLWADSAKGKEGAALLGQLLARF from the coding sequence TTGAATCGAGCTGCGACGACATCCCGGGCGCCGAGAGGTGCGCGTTTCAATTTCCGAGCCATTGGCGAGCGTTTGCGCGCCTACCGGCTGGCGGCGGAGTTACGTAGCGAGGATGTGGCGGAGCAACTCGATATCTCGCGCGCGGCCATCTACAAGCTTGAGCGCGGCGAAATCGTCAAGATCGACACGCTGGAGCGGCTCGCCGCGCTGCTCGGCGTGTCGCTGGCGAATCTGCTGGGGGTGGAGGTCGAATACCATGACTCGGCGGTGAGTTACTTCGAACGGATGCGTCAGTTGGAAAGCCGCTCGGAGCGTATCGTCGCGCATTTCGACCCGATCTCGTTTCTGCTCACCTCGGAAGACTATGACGTTTGGCTGCGTCACATGCTTGACGAGAGCATTCCGCCCTCACTCGCCGACCGTCACTGGACGAATACGATTGATCGCGTGCTGGGAATTCTGCAGGAGCGCAAGTCGAGCTTCTCGCGTCAGCGGCTGGCCGTGACCAGCCTGATCGGGCTGCGTCAGATCGAGCAGTTTCTGCATCACGGGCTTGTGGGCCGGCTGGGGCTGCCGCCCGGGGTGCAGCTTGAGCGCAAGATGGCGGCACGTCGCGAGGTTGCGCGCATTGTCGAGTTTCTCGAAGCCGACACGACAGGCGTGCAGATCGGTATCGTGAGCGACAACATGCCCAATGAGACGTTCCAGATCTTCGAAGCGCAGGGCGAAGCCTATGTCGCCGTGTCGCCGTTCCGTCTGGGCGAGCTGCCAAACTTGCGTACCGGCATCGCCACGATCACCACGTCGCCCGACGGGGTGGGCATGTATCGCGCGATGATCGATCGCCTATGGGCCGATTCGGCCAAGGGCAAGGAAGGGGCTGCACTCCTGGGCCAACTGCTCGCCCGCTTCTGA
- a CDS encoding gluconate 2-dehydrogenase subunit 3 family protein — translation MSQDKEPRRRFLRQVLAIVPATTLATGATLTQSACSSDKSAAPAASTTPYEPKYFTADEWRFVNAAVDRLIPADDLGPGALQADVPQFIDRQMETPFGHGKLWYMQGPFHPDQPPEMGYQLSLVPRDIYRHGIAACDAYCKKQYNKAFADLDHATQETVLSDLEHAKVEFDSVPARTFFSYLLANTKEGFLSDPIHGGNKDMVGWKLVGFPGARADFMDWVDQPNVKYPYGPVSISGKRG, via the coding sequence ATGTCACAGGACAAGGAACCGCGCCGGCGCTTTCTGCGCCAGGTGCTGGCGATCGTGCCTGCCACGACTCTCGCCACCGGTGCGACGCTTACGCAGTCCGCCTGTAGCAGCGACAAGTCCGCTGCCCCCGCTGCTTCGACCACTCCCTACGAGCCCAAGTACTTCACTGCCGACGAATGGCGGTTCGTGAACGCTGCCGTCGACCGTCTGATTCCCGCCGACGATCTCGGCCCGGGCGCGCTGCAAGCCGACGTGCCTCAGTTCATCGACCGTCAGATGGAAACGCCCTTCGGACACGGCAAGCTCTGGTACATGCAGGGGCCGTTCCATCCCGATCAGCCGCCCGAGATGGGCTACCAGTTGAGCCTCGTGCCGCGTGACATCTATCGTCACGGCATCGCGGCGTGCGATGCGTACTGCAAGAAGCAGTACAACAAGGCATTCGCCGACCTCGATCACGCCACGCAGGAAACCGTGCTCAGCGATCTCGAACATGCGAAGGTCGAGTTCGATAGCGTGCCTGCGCGCACCTTCTTCTCCTATCTGCTGGCCAACACGAAGGAGGGGTTCCTCTCGGACCCGATCCACGGCGGCAACAAGGACATGGTCGGCTGGAAACTGGTCGGATTCCCCGGCGCTCGCGCCGACTTCATGGATTGGGTGGATCAGCCCAACGTCAAGTACCCGTATGGGCCCGTGTCGATTTCCGGAAAGCGGGGCTAA
- a CDS encoding GMC family oxidoreductase, whose translation MAIKKDKVDAVIVGFGWTGAILGQELTDAGLNVVALERGAMRDTPTDAQYPKVIDELEYSVRGKLFQELARETVTIRHTPDDLAVPYRQNGSFLLGNGVGGAGFHWNGMHYRILPEELKLRSHYEERYGKKFIPEGMTIQDFGVSYEELEPHFDFAEKVFGTSGKAGNLNGKIVPGGNPREGARSSEFPTPPLQNTYGATLFEKAARDVGFNPYPAPAANTSQPYTNPYGVRLGPCNFCGFCENYGCYMYSKASPQTTILPVLLKKTNFELRTNAYVVKVNLDSDGKKATGVTYIDAQGREVEQPADLVIMAAYQMHNVRLLLLSGIGKPYDPKTGEGVVGKNYAYQMNGAVNVLLPKGTQLNPFIGTGAGGVSMDDLNGDQFDHGPLGFIGGASIRHVRYGGRPIKMTPTVPGTPSWGSKWKAGIADAYQRYMTIGISGSVMSYRDACLDLDPTYKDAYGVPLLRMTFDWHDNEYAMLGYMGDRMEEVGRAMNPEKVFRAIRKKGTHYDTRIYQSTHTTGGAIMGTNPSNSVVNRYLQSWDVSNVFVMGASAFPQNMGYNPTGVVAALAYWSAKAIREQYLKNAGPLVQA comes from the coding sequence ATGGCAATCAAGAAAGATAAAGTCGACGCCGTCATCGTGGGCTTCGGCTGGACCGGAGCTATCCTCGGCCAGGAACTCACCGACGCCGGACTCAACGTTGTCGCACTCGAGCGAGGCGCCATGCGCGACACGCCGACCGACGCGCAGTATCCCAAGGTCATCGACGAACTCGAGTACTCGGTGCGCGGCAAGCTCTTTCAGGAGCTGGCGCGCGAGACCGTCACGATTCGTCACACCCCTGACGACCTCGCCGTGCCTTACCGTCAGAACGGCTCGTTCCTGCTCGGCAATGGCGTGGGCGGTGCCGGGTTTCACTGGAACGGCATGCACTACCGTATCCTCCCGGAAGAACTGAAGCTGCGCAGTCATTACGAAGAACGCTACGGCAAGAAGTTCATTCCCGAGGGCATGACGATTCAGGACTTCGGCGTAAGCTACGAAGAACTGGAGCCGCACTTCGATTTCGCCGAGAAAGTGTTCGGCACATCGGGCAAGGCGGGGAACCTGAACGGCAAGATCGTGCCGGGCGGCAACCCGCGCGAGGGGGCACGTTCGAGCGAATTCCCCACCCCGCCGTTGCAGAACACCTACGGCGCGACGCTTTTCGAGAAGGCCGCTCGCGACGTCGGTTTCAATCCGTATCCGGCACCTGCCGCGAACACCTCGCAGCCTTATACGAATCCGTATGGCGTGCGTCTCGGGCCGTGCAACTTCTGCGGCTTTTGCGAGAACTACGGCTGCTACATGTATTCGAAGGCCTCGCCGCAGACGACCATCCTGCCGGTATTGCTCAAGAAGACCAATTTCGAGCTGCGCACGAACGCCTATGTCGTCAAGGTCAATCTCGACAGCGACGGCAAGAAGGCGACCGGTGTGACGTACATCGACGCACAAGGCCGCGAAGTCGAGCAGCCTGCCGACCTCGTCATCATGGCCGCCTACCAGATGCACAACGTGCGCCTGCTGCTGCTCTCGGGGATCGGCAAACCGTACGACCCGAAGACGGGCGAGGGTGTCGTCGGCAAGAACTACGCGTACCAGATGAACGGCGCGGTGAACGTGCTGCTGCCCAAGGGCACGCAATTGAACCCGTTCATCGGAACGGGCGCCGGCGGCGTGTCGATGGACGACCTGAACGGCGACCAGTTCGATCACGGCCCGCTGGGCTTCATCGGCGGCGCGAGTATTCGTCACGTGCGCTATGGCGGGCGTCCGATCAAGATGACGCCGACCGTGCCCGGCACACCGTCGTGGGGCAGCAAGTGGAAGGCCGGCATTGCCGACGCATATCAGCGCTACATGACCATCGGGATCTCCGGCTCCGTGATGTCGTACCGCGACGCCTGCCTTGATCTCGATCCGACCTACAAGGATGCCTACGGCGTGCCGCTGCTGCGCATGACGTTCGACTGGCACGACAACGAATACGCCATGCTGGGCTACATGGGCGACCGCATGGAAGAGGTTGGCCGCGCGATGAACCCCGAGAAGGTGTTCCGGGCGATTCGCAAGAAGGGCACCCATTACGACACGCGGATCTATCAGAGCACGCATACGACCGGGGGCGCCATCATGGGCACCAATCCGTCGAACAGCGTGGTCAACCGGTATTTGCAGAGCTGGGACGTGTCGAACGTGTTCGTGATGGGCGCGTCGGCGTTCCCGCAGAACATGGGTTACAACCCCACGGGCGTGGTGGCGGCGCTGGCGTACTGGTCCGCGAAGGCGATTCGCGAACAGTACCTCAAGAACGCCGGCCCGCTGGTGCAAGCCTGA
- a CDS encoding c-type cytochrome, whose product MIRKTMMKRSAGVLAAGALALVAAAVWAQTATAPSGAAVSPVPTRTVPAVAVEGGAQPPAANDPQTQLVKQGEYLARAADCAACHTAPKGKPFAGGLPIASPIGTIYSTNITPDKDTGIGNYSLEDFDKAVRHGIAKNGSTLYPAMPYTSYAKVRPADVKALYAYFMSGVQPVAQANKATDIPWPMSMRWPLSIWRKMFAPAVAADAASTDNDPISRGRYLVEGLGHCSACHTPRGIALQEKALTDDSTAFLSGGVVDHFLAKNLRGDVTDGLGNWSEGDITAFLKGGRNDHSAAFGGMSDVVQHSTQHMNDDDLTAIAKYLKTLKPVDPNAKALAYDDTVARALRAGSDKSNGALTFLDNCAACHRSTGKGYTQTFPTLALSSTVNSADPTSLIHIVLRGAEMPWTKSAPTHYAMPGFDDRLTDQDVADVLTFVRSSWGNKAPAVTAAQVSKVRKDVGAAPQPQR is encoded by the coding sequence ATGATCCGCAAAACGATGATGAAACGCTCCGCCGGTGTTCTCGCGGCCGGTGCCCTGGCGCTGGTGGCTGCCGCCGTATGGGCGCAGACTGCCACGGCGCCTTCCGGCGCGGCAGTCTCGCCGGTGCCCACGCGTACGGTGCCCGCCGTCGCGGTGGAAGGGGGCGCGCAGCCTCCTGCCGCCAACGATCCGCAAACGCAACTCGTCAAGCAGGGCGAATACCTCGCCCGCGCCGCCGATTGTGCGGCGTGCCATACGGCGCCCAAGGGCAAGCCGTTCGCTGGCGGTCTGCCGATTGCGTCGCCCATCGGCACGATCTACTCGACGAACATCACGCCGGACAAGGACACCGGCATTGGCAACTACAGCCTTGAAGACTTCGACAAGGCGGTGCGCCACGGCATCGCCAAGAATGGCTCGACGCTGTACCCCGCCATGCCGTATACCTCGTACGCGAAGGTGCGTCCGGCCGATGTGAAGGCGTTGTATGCCTACTTCATGAGCGGCGTGCAGCCGGTTGCGCAGGCGAACAAGGCGACGGACATTCCGTGGCCGATGTCGATGCGCTGGCCGTTGTCGATCTGGCGCAAGATGTTCGCGCCGGCGGTCGCGGCCGACGCGGCGTCGACCGATAACGATCCGATCTCGCGCGGTCGCTATCTCGTCGAAGGTCTGGGCCATTGCAGTGCATGCCATACGCCGCGCGGCATCGCTTTGCAGGAAAAGGCGCTCACGGACGACAGCACGGCGTTCCTCTCGGGCGGCGTGGTCGACCACTTCCTTGCGAAGAACTTGCGAGGCGATGTCACTGACGGTCTGGGCAACTGGAGCGAGGGCGATATCACGGCGTTCCTGAAGGGCGGACGCAACGATCATTCCGCAGCCTTCGGCGGCATGTCGGACGTTGTGCAGCACAGCACGCAGCACATGAACGACGACGATCTCACGGCCATCGCCAAGTACCTGAAGACGCTTAAGCCGGTTGATCCGAACGCCAAGGCGCTTGCCTACGACGACACCGTGGCCAGGGCGTTGCGTGCGGGTTCCGACAAGAGCAACGGTGCGCTCACGTTCCTCGATAACTGTGCCGCGTGTCACCGCAGCACGGGCAAGGGCTACACGCAAACATTCCCGACGCTCGCGCTTAGCTCGACGGTGAACTCGGCAGACCCGACCTCGCTCATTCATATCGTGTTGCGCGGCGCGGAAATGCCGTGGACGAAGTCGGCGCCGACGCATTATGCAATGCCCGGTTTCGATGACCGTCTGACCGATCAGGATGTGGCCGACGTGTTGACGTTCGTGCGTTCGAGCTGGGGTAACAAGGCGCCGGCGGTGACGGCTGCGCAGGTGTCGAAGGTGCGCAAGGACGTTGGCGCCGCACCTCAGCCGCAGCGTTGA
- a CDS encoding MFS transporter yields the protein MQRNVASATPSLQSRITLIIIAGALVLSAAMGTRQTFGLFINPFSYDRGVPVTLVAFAIALHNLVWGFAQPFAGAMADRFGPAPVVAFGAFAFAGGLALAALAPSGIWLVIGLGVLVGLGISCTTFGVVLPAVSRAVSPEKRTMAMGLVSAGGSLGQVALVPIAQGLRQTYGVSTSLFVLALILCCAAPLGLFMTVHRRGKAAAPGTDASLPAPTANNGGEHVSLRDVLHQARTHRGYQLLTLGFFTCGFQLAFIATHLPGYLLMCHMPIGLGATALALIGLFNMVGSWACGWLGGRYRQHHVLGWLYLIRGAAIALFFLLPKSDTGVVLFAAVMGLTWLGTVPLTSGLVAKVFGTKHLGTLFGVCFMSHQVGSFLGAWLGGYVLDVTGSYNLVWAATAILGAVAAALHFPINDESVVSPTRQPMPVSA from the coding sequence ATGCAAAGAAACGTTGCTAGCGCCACGCCCTCGCTGCAAAGCCGCATCACCCTGATCATCATCGCCGGCGCCCTCGTGTTGAGTGCGGCGATGGGCACTCGCCAGACCTTCGGCCTGTTCATCAATCCGTTCTCGTACGACCGAGGCGTGCCCGTCACGCTCGTGGCCTTCGCCATCGCATTGCACAACCTTGTGTGGGGATTCGCTCAGCCGTTTGCCGGGGCGATGGCGGACCGTTTCGGTCCCGCCCCCGTGGTCGCCTTCGGTGCGTTTGCGTTCGCCGGAGGATTGGCGTTGGCGGCACTCGCGCCCTCCGGGATCTGGCTCGTTATCGGACTCGGCGTGCTGGTCGGGCTCGGCATCAGTTGCACAACGTTCGGCGTGGTGCTGCCTGCCGTCAGTCGTGCTGTCTCGCCAGAGAAGCGCACCATGGCAATGGGGCTGGTGAGCGCTGGCGGCTCGCTCGGGCAGGTCGCACTCGTGCCCATCGCGCAAGGTCTGCGTCAGACATACGGCGTGTCGACCTCGCTCTTCGTCCTCGCGCTGATCCTGTGCTGTGCCGCCCCGCTCGGCCTGTTCATGACAGTGCATCGCCGTGGCAAGGCGGCCGCACCGGGAACCGACGCCTCACTTCCCGCCCCCACGGCCAACAACGGCGGCGAGCACGTCTCGCTGCGCGACGTGCTTCATCAGGCACGCACCCATCGCGGCTATCAGTTGCTGACGCTCGGCTTCTTCACCTGCGGCTTCCAGTTGGCGTTCATCGCCACGCACCTGCCCGGCTATCTGTTGATGTGTCACATGCCGATCGGACTGGGAGCCACCGCACTCGCGCTCATCGGCCTGTTCAATATGGTGGGCAGTTGGGCATGCGGATGGCTCGGCGGACGCTATCGTCAACATCATGTCCTCGGCTGGCTCTACCTGATTCGCGGCGCGGCTATCGCGCTCTTCTTCCTGCTGCCGAAATCCGATACGGGCGTGGTGCTCTTCGCCGCCGTCATGGGGCTGACATGGCTCGGCACTGTGCCGCTCACCAGCGGTCTGGTGGCGAAGGTATTCGGCACGAAGCATCTGGGGACGCTCTTCGGCGTGTGCTTCATGAGCCATCAGGTCGGCTCGTTCCTCGGCGCATGGCTGGGCGGCTACGTGCTCGACGTGACCGGCTCATACAACCTCGTCTGGGCCGCCACAGCGATTCTCGGTGCCGTGGCGGCGGCCCTGCACTTTCCGATCAACGACGAGAGCGTGGTGTCGCCGACGCGGCAGCCGATGCCCGTCAGTGCCTGA
- a CDS encoding LysR substrate-binding domain-containing protein: MPPRLPPLSALRLFEAAGRHQSFKRAAAELHLTPSAVSHGIVGLEQTLGVALFTRSPQGLSLTPEGVDYLAYVTEAFSLLLTGTRRLPTPDASRAISITCAPTLASRWLLPRLGTFLQRMPNVDVTVDTSRRQVGFPTDGFDFAIRLSRAPVASDTWHRLFGEQFVPVCSPGYHASHADAHGQIDLRAVTRIHVSSASEDWQGWIEGAGIDDFDARGGLSFDSIQMAFEAAMAGLGVVIGRRPLVDDYLASGVLVAAHDITTPAQGAYWLICANDIEPHPECVAFREWVIEQAHLASGE, encoded by the coding sequence ATGCCGCCCCGCCTGCCACCGCTGTCCGCCCTGCGCCTGTTCGAAGCCGCCGGGCGCCACCAGAGTTTCAAACGCGCCGCCGCCGAACTGCATCTCACGCCGAGCGCTGTCAGTCACGGCATTGTCGGGCTGGAGCAAACGCTGGGCGTCGCGCTGTTCACCCGCTCGCCGCAAGGGCTCTCACTCACCCCCGAAGGCGTCGACTATCTCGCGTACGTGACCGAGGCGTTCTCGCTACTCCTTACCGGCACACGACGCCTGCCCACGCCCGACGCCTCGCGCGCCATCTCGATAACCTGCGCGCCGACCCTCGCCTCACGCTGGCTCCTTCCGCGTCTCGGAACCTTCTTGCAGCGCATGCCGAACGTCGATGTCACGGTGGATACGTCGCGCCGGCAAGTGGGCTTCCCCACCGACGGCTTCGACTTCGCTATCCGCCTGTCGCGCGCGCCGGTCGCAAGCGACACCTGGCACCGGCTGTTCGGCGAACAATTCGTCCCCGTGTGCAGCCCCGGCTACCATGCGAGCCATGCCGACGCCCACGGCCAGATCGACCTGCGCGCCGTCACGCGAATTCACGTCAGCAGCGCCAGTGAAGACTGGCAGGGCTGGATCGAAGGCGCGGGCATCGACGACTTCGACGCCCGGGGAGGCCTGAGCTTCGACAGCATTCAGATGGCATTCGAAGCGGCGATGGCAGGGCTTGGCGTGGTTATCGGACGCCGTCCGCTGGTCGACGACTATCTCGCAAGCGGCGTGCTCGTGGCCGCGCATGACATTACGACGCCAGCGCAAGGCGCCTACTGGCTGATCTGCGCGAACGACATCGAGCCACACCCCGAATGTGTCGCGTTCCGGGAATGGGTCATCGAGCAGGCCCACCTCGCCTCAGGTGAATAA
- a CDS encoding LysE family translocator — translation MTTEQLLAFCAFAVITLVTPGPNNMMILASGLNYGFARTLPHLAGIAFGFALMVFLTGAGLHSVFVRFPVIHTVLKYAGAAYLLWLAWHLARSGPIDDERRERERPMGFLGAAAFQWVNPKAWVMAVGAISTYLPNASHLPEVMVLALIYGALCAPCIGLWAGFGVAMRRVLTDARSVRIFNGFAAALLVASLYPILVE, via the coding sequence ATGACGACCGAACAATTGCTGGCCTTCTGCGCTTTCGCTGTCATCACGCTGGTGACACCGGGGCCGAACAACATGATGATTCTCGCCTCGGGGCTGAACTACGGCTTCGCCCGCACTTTGCCGCATCTGGCCGGCATTGCCTTCGGCTTCGCATTGATGGTGTTTCTGACGGGCGCGGGGCTGCATTCGGTCTTCGTGCGCTTTCCTGTGATTCACACGGTGCTGAAGTACGCCGGGGCGGCATATTTGCTGTGGCTCGCGTGGCATCTGGCCCGGTCGGGGCCGATAGACGATGAGCGTCGTGAGCGCGAGCGTCCGATGGGGTTTCTCGGGGCGGCGGCGTTCCAGTGGGTCAATCCGAAGGCGTGGGTGATGGCCGTCGGCGCGATCAGCACGTATTTGCCGAACGCATCGCATCTGCCCGAGGTGATGGTGCTCGCGCTCATCTATGGCGCGCTGTGCGCGCCGTGCATCGGCTTGTGGGCCGGGTTTGGTGTCGCGATGCGTCGCGTGCTCACAGACGCGCGCTCGGTGCGGATTTTCAATGGATTTGCGGCGGCATTGCTGGTGGCGTCGCTGTATCCCATTCTGGTCGAGTGA
- a CDS encoding linear amide C-N hydrolase, which produces MSRILVKTLPCLVAAATLVLTPLSSLACTRVVYLGANEDVITARSMDWKVDVATNLYVLPRGIARSGEAGPNSIRWTARYGSVVATGYDVSTTDGVNEKGLSAQLLWLVESQYPKFDKGSKPGLTIAAWAQYVLDNFATVAEAVSALEKAPFTIVTDNVPGENRLTTLHLSMSDKTGDSAIVEYIGGRQVIHHGRQYQVMTNSPTFDEQLALSTYWKQIGGTTFLPGTNRSSDRFARASFYVNAIPKSEDPVEALASVFSVIRNASVPYGITTPGEPNISSTRWRTVVDHKRMLYFFESALTPNTFWVDLNKVDFAAGAPVKRLDLGKDQRNTFSGEVSADFKVAPPFPFLGLSTGKGN; this is translated from the coding sequence ATGTCCCGCATACTCGTCAAGACACTGCCTTGTCTCGTCGCTGCTGCAACGCTCGTGCTCACGCCATTGTCATCATTGGCTTGCACCCGTGTGGTGTATCTCGGCGCCAACGAGGACGTCATTACGGCGCGTTCGATGGACTGGAAGGTCGATGTCGCCACCAATCTCTATGTGTTGCCGCGCGGTATCGCGCGCTCGGGCGAAGCGGGGCCGAACTCGATTCGTTGGACGGCCAGGTATGGCAGCGTGGTGGCCACGGGCTACGACGTTTCGACGACGGATGGCGTGAACGAGAAAGGGTTGTCTGCGCAGTTGCTCTGGCTGGTGGAGTCGCAATATCCGAAATTCGACAAGGGGTCGAAACCGGGGCTGACGATCGCTGCGTGGGCGCAATACGTGCTGGATAACTTTGCGACGGTTGCCGAGGCTGTTTCGGCGCTGGAGAAGGCGCCGTTCACGATCGTGACGGATAACGTGCCGGGAGAGAACCGGCTCACGACGTTGCATCTGTCGATGTCGGACAAGACTGGCGACAGCGCAATCGTCGAGTACATTGGTGGCCGGCAGGTGATTCACCATGGCCGTCAGTATCAGGTGATGACGAACTCGCCGACGTTCGACGAGCAACTCGCATTGAGCACCTATTGGAAACAGATCGGCGGGACGACGTTTCTGCCGGGCACAAATCGCTCGTCGGACCGTTTTGCGCGGGCGTCGTTCTACGTCAACGCGATTCCCAAAAGCGAAGACCCGGTCGAAGCGTTGGCAAGCGTGTTCAGCGTGATTCGCAATGCGTCGGTGCCGTACGGGATTACGACGCCGGGCGAGCCGAATATTTCGTCGACGCGCTGGCGCACGGTGGTCGATCACAAGCGGATGCTCTATTTCTTCGAGTCGGCGCTCACGCCCAATACGTTCTGGGTGGATCTGAACAAGGTGGATTTTGCGGCAGGGGCACCGGTGAAGCGGCTGGATCTCGGTAAGGATCAGCGCAATACGTTCAGCGGCGAGGTGTCCGCCGATTTCAAGGTCGCGCCGCCGTTTCCGTTTCTTGGATTGAGTACGGGCAAGGGGAACTGA